One genomic region from Spirulina subsalsa PCC 9445 encodes:
- a CDS encoding FG-GAP-like repeat-containing protein — MAENVFTLQLPVNDPVTNNGLVLVNTTSRALTAPLLVDLTGDGRLEAVIGTNAGRVAFFKLNEDGQYEDLTGTQNDPFRHIRIEDAVDTQFGTPLIPAFADIDGDGDLDLFLGAGDGELFFFQNIGSATNPRFKDPIPTSQGGTGELNRANADRSTEQGNLFGITAATAYAAPTFVDINGDGRSDLFIGQYNNRANPTAPYIVYYQNTTQDTNLDGQIQLNEISFAPRTGADNPLNGVGPVNSTEVFEILYPSFLQYSNQQTYDVFIGQKNGQIIYYQNTGTVQSPNFVQRDDINPFKSFNELPGGSRGQRATIAFGDLTEDGRPDALVGVQQEEIGLRFFLNETLFPEIQVERLDTNQLVIDGTTLAITDVSFNQAAVATTFQITNVGRTTMNLGTPTIANPNLFTLNQTGFQSVLAPDETTSFTVALNSGNLNNLNSQVSSVVSFAVDDPNITQPFDFTVQGTVRASRIEVRRGEQVIADGTTSPIGLGTLAFGAPGQFTTFTITNNGLDNLILAVPTVDTPAFSLNTQGFNPVLAPNQSTSFGVAVNSANLGTFQGTVRFAANDPTISGLFDFAISGNVTPDGQPPTPPGPPVPPPAGDVLFYDPTSRLFRLGIGQPDNLEFRLTGTNAGNISEIRVSRFSATGELAGQQSLFSVLPGIFRPSGFGTDQQVSIFTDLRPGDVFGVDFISPNGVVSYNSPQLAVSQTAAGQYSLNFGDLSLSLRQTGGIPLGIQFDGRQTQLQPEQEILDLRGLQGNVRATFTLFREAAFTNNFNLYRIDDPSGRVNGIAPGEAGYAQAAIDNRVPDISFNVGNQNVAQFSSVFAAGALYAPFIVVNGTTQDLLAVNPQNVQGTSDIVAYFPFIGANPDRVDHVLLFGSNVIGFEDLPGGGDRDFNDLIVRIDVTPMA, encoded by the coding sequence ATGGCAGAAAACGTTTTTACTCTCCAACTTCCTGTTAATGATCCAGTGACCAATAATGGCCTGGTCTTAGTAAATACAACCTCACGAGCCCTCACCGCCCCGCTCCTTGTTGATTTGACTGGAGATGGTCGGCTTGAAGCCGTCATTGGGACAAACGCAGGAAGAGTCGCCTTTTTTAAATTAAACGAAGACGGTCAATATGAAGACCTCACAGGAACTCAGAATGATCCCTTCCGACACATTCGGATTGAAGATGCAGTAGACACCCAGTTTGGAACTCCCCTCATCCCAGCCTTTGCGGATATTGATGGGGATGGAGACTTAGATTTATTCCTCGGTGCGGGGGACGGAGAACTCTTCTTTTTCCAAAATATTGGTTCAGCAACGAATCCTAGATTTAAAGATCCCATCCCGACTTCCCAAGGAGGCACCGGAGAACTGAATCGGGCTAATGCAGATCGTTCTACCGAACAGGGAAATCTCTTTGGTATCACAGCCGCCACAGCCTATGCTGCTCCCACATTTGTAGATATTAATGGAGATGGTAGGTCAGATTTATTTATCGGTCAGTATAACAACCGGGCAAATCCTACAGCTCCCTATATTGTTTATTATCAAAACACCACCCAAGATACAAACTTAGACGGGCAAATTCAACTCAATGAAATAAGTTTTGCTCCAAGAACAGGAGCGGATAACCCGTTAAATGGTGTGGGACCGGTTAATAGCACAGAAGTATTTGAAATCCTCTATCCTTCTTTTCTCCAATATAGCAATCAACAGACCTATGATGTCTTTATTGGACAGAAAAACGGACAAATTATTTATTATCAAAACACCGGAACAGTTCAATCTCCCAACTTTGTTCAACGAGATGATATAAACCCCTTTAAATCCTTTAATGAGTTACCCGGTGGATCCAGGGGACAACGGGCTACTATTGCCTTTGGGGATTTGACTGAAGATGGTAGACCGGATGCGTTAGTTGGGGTTCAACAAGAAGAAATCGGGCTGCGTTTTTTCCTCAATGAAACCCTCTTCCCCGAAATTCAAGTTGAACGATTAGATACTAACCAATTAGTGATAGATGGGACAACCCTTGCCATTACTGATGTTAGTTTCAATCAGGCGGCCGTTGCCACAACTTTTCAGATTACTAACGTTGGTCGGACGACCATGAATTTGGGAACTCCGACCATTGCTAACCCCAATTTATTTACCCTTAATCAAACCGGGTTTCAATCGGTTCTCGCCCCCGATGAAACCACCAGCTTTACAGTTGCTCTCAATAGTGGAAACTTAAATAATCTCAATAGTCAAGTTTCTAGTGTGGTGAGTTTTGCCGTAGATGACCCTAATATTACTCAACCCTTTGATTTTACGGTTCAGGGGACGGTACGGGCATCCCGCATCGAAGTCCGACGGGGAGAACAAGTCATCGCCGACGGCACCACCTCCCCCATTGGCTTAGGTACCCTTGCCTTTGGTGCGCCAGGACAATTTACCACCTTTACCATCACCAACAACGGCTTAGATAACTTAATCCTAGCCGTCCCGACCGTAGACACCCCCGCCTTTAGTCTCAATACCCAAGGGTTTAATCCTGTACTGGCTCCGAATCAGTCCACCAGTTTCGGGGTAGCCGTGAATAGTGCCAATCTCGGCACCTTCCAAGGCACAGTCCGCTTTGCCGCCAACGACCCCACTATTAGCGGACTGTTTGATTTTGCCATTTCCGGCAATGTCACTCCAGACGGACAGCCTCCCACTCCTCCGGGGCCTCCTGTGCCTCCTCCGGCAGGGGATGTTCTATTTTATGACCCCACCAGTCGTTTATTCCGTTTAGGCATCGGACAACCAGATAACTTAGAATTTCGCTTAACTGGGACGAATGCCGGGAATATTTCCGAAATTCGGGTTTCCCGCTTCTCAGCCACCGGAGAATTAGCGGGTCAACAATCCCTATTTTCCGTCTTACCGGGTATCTTCCGACCCAGTGGTTTCGGTACAGATCAACAAGTTTCTATCTTTACCGATCTCCGACCGGGGGATGTTTTTGGCGTGGACTTCATTAGTCCCAATGGGGTCGTTTCTTATAATAGTCCTCAATTAGCCGTCTCCCAAACGGCGGCGGGTCAGTATTCCCTGAACTTTGGGGATCTATCCTTGTCTCTGCGGCAAACTGGGGGAATTCCCTTGGGGATTCAATTTGACGGACGGCAAACCCAACTGCAACCGGAACAGGAAATTCTCGATTTGCGAGGTCTGCAAGGGAACGTGAGAGCAACCTTTACCCTGTTTCGTGAGGCGGCTTTTACCAATAATTTCAACCTCTATCGCATTGATGACCCCAGTGGTCGGGTGAATGGGATTGCGCCCGGTGAGGCTGGATACGCTCAAGCGGCCATTGACAACCGAGTTCCCGATATTTCCTTTAATGTGGGGAATCAAAATGTGGCGCAGTTCTCCAGTGTCTTTGCGGCTGGAGCGCTGTATGCACCGTTTATTGTGGTTAATGGAACCACGCAGGATCTACTGGCGGTCAATCCTCAAAACGTCCAGGGAACCAGTGATATTGTGGCTTACTTCCCCTTTATTGGGGCTAATCCCGATCGGGTGGATCATGTGTTGTTGTTTGGTAGCAACGTGATCGGTTTTGAGGATCTACCGGGTGGAGGCGATCGCGATTTCAATGATCTCATTGTGCGCATTGATGTCACTCCAATGGCTTAG
- a CDS encoding TIGR03032 family protein: MSESMTQANTAPPLSFSCSRQFIPWLVQHQISLAFTTYQTNRLFLVGIKPDGSLSIFERLFQRPMGLFSQPNRLWMSTRFQLWQLDNALTEGQFHKGYDQLYIPRIAYTTGDVDVHDVVVDECDRPIFVNTLFSCVATISDRHSFIPLWQPPFISQLVPEDRCHLNGLALVDGKPRYVTAVSRSDVAAGWRQRRRDGGCVVDMQTNEVILTNLSMPHSPRWYRGKLWLLNSGTGDFGYFDPVLGQFEPVTFCPGYLRGLTFHQDWAIVGLSKPRGEQTFSGLELEDRLTAKDAIAQCGLLWINLNTGIIDHWLQIDGVISELYDVQMIPNALRPMALGFMTDEICQLITLEQQPIPTIPPDQLHPLDPPQPSPNLTFLEDELERGENQASIGSNPLYWQDN; this comes from the coding sequence ATGAGTGAATCCATGACCCAAGCGAACACCGCCCCCCCTCTTAGCTTTAGCTGCTCTCGCCAGTTTATCCCGTGGTTAGTGCAACACCAAATTAGTCTAGCCTTTACTACCTATCAAACCAACCGCCTTTTCTTGGTTGGGATTAAACCCGATGGCTCCTTGTCCATTTTTGAGCGCCTGTTTCAGCGCCCGATGGGATTGTTTAGCCAACCGAATCGCCTCTGGATGAGTACCCGTTTTCAGTTGTGGCAGTTGGATAATGCGTTAACGGAGGGACAGTTTCATAAGGGGTATGACCAACTGTATATTCCCCGTATTGCCTACACGACCGGAGATGTAGATGTTCATGATGTGGTGGTGGATGAGTGCGATCGCCCGATTTTCGTCAACACCCTCTTTAGTTGTGTCGCCACAATAAGCGATCGCCATAGTTTTATCCCCCTCTGGCAACCCCCCTTTATTAGCCAACTCGTCCCCGAAGATCGCTGTCACCTGAACGGCCTCGCCCTCGTAGACGGCAAACCCCGCTATGTGACCGCCGTCAGTCGTTCCGATGTAGCCGCCGGGTGGCGACAACGACGACGGGATGGGGGATGTGTCGTGGATATGCAAACCAACGAGGTGATCCTGACTAACCTCTCCATGCCCCACTCTCCGCGCTGGTATCGGGGAAAATTATGGCTTCTGAACTCAGGAACAGGCGATTTCGGCTACTTTGACCCCGTGTTAGGTCAATTTGAACCTGTGACCTTCTGTCCGGGCTATTTACGCGGTTTAACCTTCCATCAAGATTGGGCGATTGTGGGACTCTCCAAACCTAGAGGAGAGCAAACCTTTAGCGGACTCGAACTTGAAGACCGTTTAACCGCCAAAGATGCGATCGCCCAATGTGGCCTACTCTGGATTAACCTCAACACCGGAATCATCGACCACTGGTTACAAATCGACGGCGTAATCAGTGAACTCTACGACGTGCAAATGATCCCCAACGCCCTACGTCCCATGGCACTAGGCTTTATGACCGACGAAATCTGCCAACTGATCACCCTTGAACAACAACCCATTCCCACTATCCCCCCAGACCAACTCCACCCCCTTGATCCCCCCCAACCTAGCCCAAACTTAACTTTTTTAGAAGACGAACTCGAACGAGGGGAAAATCAAGCTAGTATAGGGAGTAACCCTTTATACTGGCAGGACAATTAA
- a CDS encoding Uma2 family endonuclease gives MLTLTHPPDTLTLQWPTDLKLNVTPAQFAQLAIANPELKLERTATGELIVNPPTGGETGHRNIRIAYFLVKWMEEEGGHGIAFDSSTGFILPNGANRSPDAAWIRLDRWQTLTPVQRRGFVPLCPDFVIELRSESDSLSKLQDKLQEYIDNGTQLGWLIDPQQEQVEIYRPGQEVEILPNSRQLSGENVLPGFVLDWQHIISNQ, from the coding sequence ATGCTCACCCTAACCCACCCTCCAGACACCCTCACCTTACAATGGCCAACGGATCTCAAGTTGAACGTAACGCCAGCGCAATTTGCCCAACTTGCGATCGCCAATCCGGAGTTAAAACTAGAACGAACAGCAACAGGAGAACTCATTGTGAATCCCCCCACGGGTGGTGAAACCGGACATCGCAATATCAGAATTGCCTATTTCTTAGTGAAGTGGATGGAGGAAGAAGGGGGACATGGCATCGCCTTTGATTCTTCTACAGGCTTTATTTTACCCAATGGGGCGAACCGTTCCCCCGATGCCGCTTGGATTCGTTTAGACCGTTGGCAGACTCTAACCCCAGTTCAACGTAGGGGATTTGTGCCGTTATGTCCAGATTTTGTCATTGAACTGCGCTCAGAATCGGACAGTTTGAGCAAGTTACAAGACAAGTTACAGGAGTATATCGACAATGGGACTCAGTTGGGCTGGTTGATTGACCCACAACAGGAACAGGTGGAAATCTACCGGCCGGGTCAAGAGGTGGAGATTTTGCCCAATTCTCGCCAATTATCCGGGGAAAATGTTCTGCCGGGGTTTGTGTTAGATTGGCAACACATCATCAGTAATCAGTGA